A window of Macrobrachium rosenbergii isolate ZJJX-2024 chromosome 15, ASM4041242v1, whole genome shotgun sequence contains these coding sequences:
- the LOC136846829 gene encoding uncharacterized protein — protein MTLPHTHPYTPKPHTPPYPTHQPIPHSHTPTLHTPTHQPTTPTLSLTPPVHPTLPHTPPTPHTTPHHPHTENNTPPPHPDTSHNPTTTTAIPDTNPNPHSHIPHPTPPHTTAHPTPPHSPHPPHSATHTHPNLHLTPPQDCSVS, from the coding sequence ATGACTCTACCCCACACCCACCCCTATACTCCCAAACCCCACACCCCACCCTACCCCACACACCAGCCCATCCCACACTCCCACACCCCCACACTCCACACCCCCACACACCAGCCCACCACACCCACTCTCTCACTCACCCCACCAGTCCATCCCACACTCCCAcacaccccacccaccccacacACCACCCCACACCACCCCCATACCGAAAACAACACTCCACCCCCACACCCTGACACCTCACacaaccccaccaccaccacagccATACCCGACACAAACCCCAACCCACACTCCCACatccctcaccccaccccaccccacaccacagcccaccccaccccaccccacagcCCACACCCACCCCATTCTGCAACCCATACCCACCCTAACCTACACCTTACCCCACCCCAGGACTGCAGCGTGAGCTAG